The Lonchura striata isolate bLonStr1 chromosome 8, bLonStr1.mat, whole genome shotgun sequence genomic interval CTCTTCTGCCGCTTCGTCCTCAAAGTCCACATCCTCCATCTCCTCGGCCAGGTCATCTGCACAGGGCGAAGGTCAGGGCGCGGCTCGCGGCCGCCGGGCTCGGCGGGGCAGCGGGGGATGCGCGACGCCGCCGCGGCCACGAGTGCCCGAGCAGGGAAAGCGCAGAGGAacgggaggagggagggaggaaaagaggaacaCGGGGGGAGGCCGCGGGCCGGGGGGATGCACCGGCCGGGCCTGGCACGGGGTGGGGCCGCAGCGCTCCCGGTGCCCCGGCGGGAGGCCGGAGCCCCCGCAGGCCCTGCCCGGTGCGTGGCGCAGGGCGCCCCGTCTCACCCGGCCCGGGCGGGCCCAGCTCCACCACCTCGATGATCTCCTCGTCGCCGTGCAGGTCCAGCGCTCCCGGGCCGTCCCCGGGCTCCATGCCgacccgccccgccgccgccgccgccgcttccgccgcgcgccccgccccgcccggcccgcccgccccAGCCAACCGCGGCCGAGCccgcggccggccccgcccTGCGCGCTGCACCCTGGGAGATGTAGTTccgcgcggcgccgcccgccGACGGCCCCCGAACGCCGAGACTGCAGCTCCCGGCATGCAGCGGAGCCGCTGGCGCACACCGGCGCCATGGCGGCGGCGCGAGGAGGATTGCGGGGTAACGGCGGGCGGGCGAGCgggtgggcaggagcagggggcagccccggggcggggggacCGGCGCCGCTCCGCCGCCTCTCTCACGGCGCTGCTCCGCGGCCTTCGGCAGAAGCGCTCCGAGacgcgcccccgccccgccccgccgagGACAGGCCTTAAGGCCACGCCCCCGCTGCGCTTGGCCACGCCCTCGGCTCAGGCCCCGCCCTCGAGCGCCCCCTGGCGGAAGGGCAGCGCCTGTGGcaggggaatggggatggacagggaaAAGGGCAGGGATAGAGCCAGGAAAAGGGCAGGGATAGAGCCGGGAAAAGGGCAGGGATAGAGCCGGACAAGGGCAGGGATAGAGCCGGGTAAGGGCAGGGATAGAGCCGGGTAAGGGCAGGGATAGAGCCGGGTAAGGGCAGGGATAGAGCCAGGAAAAGGGCAGGGATAGAGCCGGGTAAGGGCAGAGATAGAGCCAGGAAAAGGGCAGGGATAGAGCCGGGTAAGGGCAGGGATAGAGCCAGGAAAAGGGCAGGGATAGAGCCGGGTAAGGGCAGGGATAGAGCCAGGAAAAGGGCAGGGATAGAGCCAGGAAAAGGGCAGGGATAGAGCCGGACAAGGGCAGGGATAGAGCCGGGAAAAGGGCAGGGATAGAGCCGGGTAAGGGCAGGGATAGAGCCAGGAAAAGGGCAGGGATAGAGCCGGACAAGGGCAGGGATAGAGCCGGGAAAAGGGCAGGGATAGAGCCGGGTAAGGGCAGGGATAGAGCCAGGAAAAGGGCAGGGATAGAGCCGGGGTAAGGCAGGAATAGAGCCAGGGTAAAGCAGGGAAGAGGGTTGGGATAAGGGCAGGTACAGGAGCTTCAGGCAGCCCGGGCTGGGCCCCCCACACTGCCCCATGGCTGCCCCTCCCTAACGCTTCTCTCCCCGCAGGACTGCTGGTGGCAGTAAGAGCTGCAGCGTGTCCTGCCAAGGCCCGGGGGCGGCCGGACGCCCGGGGCACGCGGCTCtttgggcagagctgcccccGGCCAGCCGGACAACGTGCCAGTCAGGAGCCCAGCAGTGGGGGGCTCCCCGAGGGCGTGGAGTACATCCCCACACGCAAGAAGGGCAAGAACCCCATGAAGCCGGTGGGGGTGGCCTGGTGAGTGGCTCAGCTCAGGTGGGAGAGGGTCGGCACTGggaggctgctctgctctgtgggtCCCGGGGTGGAACAGGGTGTCCTGGGGGTCTGCAGTGCTGAACAGGGCACTGTCCATGCAGCCCCAGCTTGGCACAGCACCCTTGTTTCCTCACATACTCTCTCCATCTCCTTAACTGCTGGCTGTCCTGCAGGGCCATTGGATTGCCTTCTGgcatcctcctcttcttcctggcCAAATGGCAAGTGGACAAAAACCGCCTCGAGCAGCTCAGAATCCGCCGAACAATGATGGAAGCCAACCAGGGCGAGTATGAGACAGAGCGGTACAGCAGGATGGTCAGGAGGGCATAGCCAAGCTGCCCCCCATGCCCAGGCTGTCACTGCGGCACCTTGGAGGGACTGGCCAAGGTGACACCAGCCCCATGGAATGCATGACAGTGGCATCTGCCCTGCCTGTCCAGGCCATGAATGTGGAGCTGAATAGGGACAAATAAAGTGAAATAGCTCAGTGCCACTGTGGTTGCTCCCTCAATGCTcagccccaggctctgcctgcCTCAGCAGTGCGGGCCTcagctgttctgcagctggGCTTGTGCCCACAatagcagggcaggggagggaggcCAGGCTTGGAGCAGTTTGACCTTGGTTTTCCCATCCCAAAGCAGTGTTTGTGCTGCACCAGGCCGCAGCCCCCACTGAGTCTGCCCACGGGTTTTTTGAGGGAGTTGCCACACAAGTAAGACTGGGACTATCTGGAaaactgaagtattttatttagCAAGTGCAACTTTGCCCACATCCGTGGCTGCAGGGCCTCTGCAATGCAAGCTCTGCCACAGAGGTCCcagctgccccctgcccaccctgggcacagccacagctcaggGAGGGGGCATGGCACATTTAAGGCACAGAGTGAATGACACCAACTGTTCTCTGGCAAAAAATCTCAACATGATCCCAGCGGCCGctgccagctccctgtgcccaggcagggctgtgacatcccGCCAACCCAATGCCATTGGCACAGCCTCGGTAAGCAGTGCCAAAGCTGGGCTAAACTGCCTTAACGCTGGCAGCCAGCCCTCCCCACTGCCCTCAGAGGCTTGTTGGGGGATGATCAAGGGAAGCCCTTTCCTTAGCAGCCTACAGGTAGGAATGCCAAAGCATTAAGAGTCACAGTAAGCAGACTATCCTGTACAGAGACCAGAGGaggagtgaggagcagctggagagggacaggatGGGGCTAATCCCGGCCCACTAGCTGCAGGATGAAGGTGAAGATGTAGATGATGTCAGTGTAGATGGTGAGGGCACCATAGACGTACTCCTCGGGGCTCAGTGTGTTCTTCCTGTTTCCCAGCACAAGTTGGGTGTCATAGGCAAGGAACTGCAGGGACAGAGAGTGTCAGGCAAGGACCAAGGGGGAATTCCTCCCTCCCCAGTCCCTGCCCCACACCCTCTGCCCGCTCCAGCCGTCAGCTCACCAGTGTGAATGCGATGGCCCCGATGGCTGCGTACAGCATGTGGAGCCAGGGGACCTGCGCAGGAAGGGAACACGGGCAGGCTGAGCCGggtgctggcaggcagcaggcGAGGCAGGGCAGGTCCTGCCCGCACCCGGCTCCTGCGGAGCTGCTGCCGATGCTGACGCATCCTCTCCCTGCAGGCAAGCTGCCTTCCTTCCACACCCTGCTTCCCAGCAAAGGGACCACCCAAACCCCCCGCCTGCACCAGCCCTGGGAGTAGCCAACCGGGAGTACCCACGGCACCCCAcagctcctctctccctcccactcACATATTTGAAGGAGAGGACGATGGCAGTGATGATCCCGGTCACCATGACCACGATGCCCAGCACGCAAAACAGCCCCGGACACGATGTAAAATCAACCTGATGGGGACACACACATATGTCACAGGAGAGCCCAGGGTGTCCCCACTGACCAGCTCCACACACCTGGCCCCagaagggcagggcagggtgcgTCCCTCTCCTTGCCTTGGTCTGGAAGCAGAAGATGGTCACAACGATGGCCACAATGGCAGTGATGATCATGGCAATCAGGACAGCTTTCGTCTGGTGCATGCTACAGACAAAAAGTCACCTCACACTTCAGTATCCTCCTGCCAGAGGGGTGCTGGAGAccctcccccacagccccaaCCGTGGACAGGAACTCCGTGGTCCCTGAGCCCAAGGGACTGGAGTATCCTCTGGCTCCTGGCAGCCTCTCAGCTGAGCTGGCTGCATAGTGGAGGACAGGAGGGACCCCAGATTCTATAACCGTGGGGTCCCCAGGGCATACCTGGCAATCGTGCCCGTCATCAGCCCCATGGCCAGCGTCTGTGGGAGAGAAGGGTGAGCTCAGTCCCTTCCCACATGTCCTCAAGTCGTCCTATCCCTCCCAGCACACCCAGGGAAACCTGGGGTGCCATGGGGACACCTCAAGGACCCCTTGCCAGTCCCAGCCCACTCACAAAGATGCTCAGCAGGATAATATTCCAGGGGAAGCGTCTCCTGAGGACGAAACAGGAGAGAGGTAAGCTAGTGACAGCAACCATGTCGTGTCCCCCTGGCCCCCACCccccaggggcagccccaggcaggagccTATCTTCATGCTCTGGAGACACCCCCGTGCCCACACACCCCACCCTGGGGACCCTAGGGACTCACCGGGGACCCTGGCAGCAGGCCAGCACCAGGTAGGTCACCAGGAACACAGCACTGCAAGGAGAGACAACAGGTGTGAGCCCCACAACCCCCCACTAGGATCAGCCCCTGGGCCAGGAGGCTGTGGatgtggggcaggagctggggggcACAAACCAGCAGAGCCCCTACTCACTATGAGGCGTAGTAGATGGCAACATTCCTCCGGACAAAGGACTGGACGGGCTGGCTGTGGGAGAGGAGGGACAAGTGTGAGGGAAAGGAAACAGCAACTACTGTCTCTTCTAAACACCCCCCGAGGAACTCAAGCTCCTCTCTTTTTCAGGACAAAGGTAAGGAGGAACCCTCTACTCACACAAAGGTGAACACAGAGATGATTCCCACCgtcaccaggagctgcagggagatgATGGCATAGACCTGCAAGAGACAGGGGGGTCAGCACTTGGCCCCCCACCCTGACAGGTGCCCCTGGTCCCTTGGGACTCACCTTGCGGATGAAGGCGTGCCGGACTTTCCTATCGTCCCAGTCAACTGATTGGAAGGCAGAGCCATCCCCGAGGCCGTTGTCACCTGTGGGGGACACCTCCCAGCAGCAGGGTCAGCCATGCAGCCCCTCACAGCACCCCATTTCTAGCACCCTCCCCCAAATAATCCAAGGTGCCCCACTTACCAAACCGCATAGGCATGGTGGGCATGGCCATGCCTGGGTGAGGGTACCCCCCTGGTGCTGGATGCGCCCCTGGCTGCGCGTACCCCGGCCCCGCAGGGTACCCCCCGGGCTGCGGGTACCCCCCAGCATagtgggggggctgggggtaccccccggggggcggggggtAGAGGGGGTTCTTGTCATCGTAGAGCGGGGGTGCGCTGGGATGGGACATGCCGGCTCCTGCGCCTGCCACGggcacctgcagggacagaacccgtggggctgcagcacaggtcaCCCTCCCCGAGCAGGACCTGTTCTTGGTGAGTGGAGCCACAGgcgcagggacagaggggatcGTGCAGCCACAAAGCCTCCCCCTCCCACTTTAATAGCGGCTCCTAATTAGCAAGGATAAGTTGGCCCCAATGCCAGCAGGTCAATAATAGACGAGggatgtccccactgtcccttgGCTGGGGCCACCCACATTCCTGTGCCCTGAGTCCCCGGCCCCTGCGTCATCGGTCAGCCGcgggcagggcacagccacgCGCTGACTCAAGCTGCGTCGAGGACGTGACCTTTTCAGAAGGGATCTGACCTCTCCGGTCTTTGAAGCCCACCCTGAGATTGccagggaggaaggagcagcacccCTGGCTGGTCTGTGGCTCCTGGTAGCACCACACTGAGGACAAATGGCATCAATCACCCTGCCAACTGCCTGGGATGGAAACACAGGGTCTGATTCTCATCACAGCCATGCAGATCCCACTGCCCCTCCCATTTCAGGGGTGTCCCCCACCCAACAGCTGTGGGCATCACACAGGGACTCCAGAGCTCCTGAGTCCTCTTTCAAGGGGACGTCACACCCACATCACCTCTACAGGAGACGGACTCTTCCTCGGGGAGCAGAGTTGGGATCCCCCTGCGGTTGAGCTCCTCTCCTCAGCCACACCAGGCCCCCTTAACAGAGCCCTCGGGAGCTGTGAGCAGGCAGCCCGGGCTCAGGGCCAGCTGGGCTTGGtcccagcaggaggaggagaaggaaagcaGGATCTCCAAGGCCAGCAAAACAACAGCGCTGCCAGTAGAGAGTGCCAGACCTATACTCACCTCCCACCCCCTCAGCACTGGCATCCCAGACCCCAGGAAGGTCCTAGGAGCCCCCACAACCCTCCTGCCCTCAGCTGTGATGTGATTTTGGGACCATCCCAGGGAAGGAACCAAGATCAGATCCTAACCAGGACCAGGCCAGGAGGGGATTGGGAACTTccatctgtgtgacatcagtgTTTCCCTCAGCCGGCCGGGACAGGCAACAATGCCGAGGGCACACCCATGCCAGCCATGCGGGGCTGGAGGGAGCAGTTCCGTGTCTGCCCTCTATCCCTCCTGCCATCCAGCCGTGCCAGCCACGGCACAGCTGCCACAGTCACACTGCCCGTCACCATCACGATGACGACAACACCAAAAATAAATAACCGGTGTGGCAGTGACCATACAGACAGAAAGTTCACTTTCTCCACACTGTGGTTTCCCAGAAAGCACAGGGGACCCTCTGGTACCGCCTTATCTGTGGGGCCAGGGAAGGGCCAAAATAGGACCTTGACCCTAGGAAAGCCTCTGTGACTGACACTCAAGTTACAGGGGTACCAGAGTCCCCAAGAGGGAACCCAGGTGTCTGGGGAAAGCAGGGTGAATTTGGCCAGCACCAGATCAGTGGGGTCCTACCCTGTGCCCATGACCAGCAGTTTGTGACTGCTCTAGCCCCTCCTGTTTCCACCGCATTGGGGTAGCCTTGGGCACAGGGAAGGAACCAGCCTGACAGGTCCCAACAGCTGCCACACCCAGGGAAGCAGGCAGCAGAATCCTCCTAGGTCCATGGCACTGCACGGTCCCAAAACTGAGGTCACCAGTTAGATGGTAAATGGCAGCCCAGGGTCAGCTCAGTGGCATGAC includes:
- the TMBIM1 gene encoding protein lifeguard 3 — protein: MSHPSAPPLYDDKNPLYPPPPGGYPQPPHYAGGYPQPGGYPAGPGYAQPGAHPAPGGYPHPGMAMPTMPMRFGDNGLGDGSAFQSVDWDDRKVRHAFIRKVYAIISLQLLVTVGIISVFTFVQPVQSFVRRNVAIYYASYAVFLVTYLVLACCQGPRRRFPWNIILLSIFTLAMGLMTGTIASMHQTKAVLIAMIITAIVAIVVTIFCFQTKVDFTSCPGLFCVLGIVVMVTGIITAIVLSFKYVPWLHMLYAAIGAIAFTLFLAYDTQLVLGNRKNTLSPEEYVYGALTIYTDIIYIFTFILQLVGRD